In one window of Henckelia pumila isolate YLH828 chromosome 1, ASM3356847v2, whole genome shotgun sequence DNA:
- the LOC140881176 gene encoding rho GTPase-activating protein REN1 isoform X3, whose translation MTNVIADSSQGEGGNNEPPPPPAPAPAPPSPAFHGGNKVYKSGPLFLSSKGIGWTSWKKRWFILTQTSLVFFRSDPNVVPQKGSEVNLTLGGIDLNSSGSVVVKEDKKLLTVLFPDGRDGRAFTLKAETLEDLHEWKAALEEALKNAPSAALVIGPNGKLKNDQPNAADVSSEQSKDRQVKSLVIGRPILLALEDIDGTPSFLEKALRFVEENGVKTEGILRQAADVDDVEHRIREFEKGKCEFSSDEDPHVIADCVKYVIRELPSSPVPASCCKALLEACRTERGIRVNAVRSAICETFPEPNRRLLQRILTMMQKVASNKAVNRMSTSAVAACMAPLLLRPLLAGDCELENDFDVGGDGSVQLLQAAAAANHAQTIVITLLEEYDNIFGECSVTPEPYTDSEESGSESEEITDDDEDSFDDDDATEDSRADVDEDFENELSATSSDTSENEYHKKMQISGSHSSGSESHQVDDVLEASPKYSSSSSQNELLQHGCEEKIDGVQNHCDDDAKMQLNDSNELLGVYPSESSTLQDSSKPSHEPVRSVRRPAVWGRTPGKKNLSMESIDIPLEDETEIQILESMKSDLQNKISKEERINLHLQDALEKRKRDLHERRLALEKDVARLQEQLKKELELKTALEAGLRISQQSHPVPSIANEKREQNSRIGYDVGNQLNQSPNDRSNFRKKKQIDVGALTVSGAPDNYSRSKVYNLEKSDGYKDRNFEFQQTDSFRNPKATGTLNLSSNTELGTNTLGTTSSRKLNARGEGTNSTTSALSKLTNRLNFLKERRSQIATELRNLDKGENSSQRIQNLGQSGGSEYHQSHQDSKEQSLEKIQEPENFESSHKSDDQNDRGTKLEVFPNLERGKSESFPVDDKVRSRVPPRTYSR comes from the exons ATGACAAACGTAATTGCAGATTCATCTCAG GGGGAAGGTGGCAATAACGAGCCACCTCCGCCACCTGCACCTGCACCTGCACCTCCGAGCCCCGCTTTTCATGGTGGCAATAAG GTCTATAAGAGTGGCCCACTATTTTTGTCCTCAAAAG GTATTGGATGGACATCATGGAAGAAAAGGTGGTTTATTCTAACTCAAACTTCCTTGGTCTTCTTCAGAAGTGATCCA AATGTGGTCCCTCAGAAAGGGAGTGAAGTCAATTTAACCCTTGGAGGAATTGATCTAAATAGTTCAGGCAG TGTTGTTGTCAAAGAAGATAAGAAATTGCTCACCGTACTCTTCCCTGATGGACGTGATGGACGAGCATTCACACTCAAG GCAGAGACACTGGAAGATCTGCACGAGTGGAAGGCTGCTCTTGAGGAAGCTCTTAAAAATGCACCTAGTGCGGCTCTTGTTATCGGCCCAAATGGTAAACTCAAGAACGATCAGCCCAATGCAGCTGATGTTTCTTCAGAACAAT CTAAAGATAGACAGGTTAAATCCTTGGTCATCGGTCGACCAATTTTACTTGCTCTAGAAGATATAGATGGTACTCCATCCTTTTTGGAAAAAGCTCTTAGATTTGTCGAGGAAAACG GCGTTAAAACAGAAGGCATCTTGAGGCAAGCTGCTGATGTCGACGACGTGGAGCATCGAATAAGAGAGTTTGAAAAAG GGAAATGTGAGTTTTCTTCGGACGAGGATCCACACGTTATTGCTGACTGTGTTAAG TATGTTATTCGAGAGTTACCTTCATCACCAGTTCCTGCATCTTGCTGCAAGGCCCTCCTTGAAGCATGCC GAACTGAGCGAGGGATTAGAGTAAATGCTGTGCGTTCAGCAATATGTGAAACCTTTCCGGAGCCCAACCGTCGCTTGTTACAAAG AATTCTTACGATGATGCAAAAGGTGGCTTCTAACAAGGCTGTGAACAGAATGAGCACATCAGCTGTAGCAGCTTGCATGGCTCCCTTACTTCTTCGTCCCCTTCTTGCTGGTGATTGTGAGCTAGAAAATGATTTTGATGTGGGTGGTGATGGTTCTGTCCAACTTTTGCAAGCAGCTGCTGCGGCTAATCATGCACAGACCATTGTTATTACATTACTTGAGGAATACGATAATATATTTGGG GAATGTTCTGTAACCCCTGAACCTTATACTGATTCTGAAGAGAGTGGTAGTGAGAGTGAGGAAATTACAGATGACGATGAAGATAGCTTTGACGATGATGATGCAACTGAAGACTCCCGTGCAGATGTAGACGAAGATTTTGAGAATGAATTAAGTGCAACTAGTAGTGACACCTCTGAAAATGAATATCACAAAAAG ATGCAGATCTCTGGAAGTCATAGCTCAGGGTCTGAGTCTCACCAAGTAGATGATGTTCTTGAAGCCAGTCCAAAATACTCATCAAGTTCCTCCCAGAATGAATTGCTTCAACATGGTTGTGAAGAGAAAATTGATGGAGTTCAAAACCATTGTGATGATGATGCCAAAATGCAACTGAATGACTCCAATGAATTATTAGGAGTTTATCCTAGTGAATCATCAACGCTCCAAGACTCCTCTAAACCATCGCACGAACCAGTTCGCAGCGTACGGCGACCTGCTGTTTGGGGGCGCACGCCT GGAAAGAAGAACCTTTCCATGGAGTCTATTGACATTCCTTTGGAAGATGA GACTGAAATACAAATTCTTGAGTCCATGAAATCAGATTTGCAGAATAAGATCTCTAAGGAG GAAAGGATAAACTTGCATCTGCAGGACGCCCTGGAGAAGCGGAAGCGTGATTTACATGAACGTCGCTTAGCTCTTGAGAAAGAT GTGGCAAGGCTACAAGAGCAGTTAAAGAAGGAGTTGGAGCTGAAGACAGCGCTTGAAGCTGGACTCAGAATATCTCAACAATCTCATCCCGTTCCATCCATTGCTAATGAGAAG CGTGAGCAAAACTCTAGGATCGGGTATGATGTAGGGAATCAGCTCAATCAAAGTCCAAATGATCGATCAAATTT CCGGAAGAAGAAACAGATAGATGTTGGAGCCTTAACGGTCTCTGGTGCGCCAGATAATTATTCAAGAAGTAAG GTGTATAATTTGGAGAAGTCAGATGGTTACAAAGACAGGAACTTTGAATTCCAGCAAACTGACTCCTTTCGAAATCCAAAAGCCACTGGAACTTTGAATTTGTCATCCAACACAGAGTTAGGCACAAATACGCTTGGTACGACCAGCTCTAGAAAGCTTAATGCAAGGGGCGAG GGAACTAATTCTACCACATCTGCTCTGTCAAAGCTGACAAACCGACTTAATTTCTTAAAGGAACGACGCTCACAAATTGCAACTGAGCTCCGAAATTTAGACAAAGGTGAAAATTCATCTCAGCGCATCCAAAACCTTGGACAAAGTGGAGGATCAGAGTATCACCAATCGCATCAAGACTCCAAAGAACAATCCTTGGAAAAAATACAAGAACCGGAGAACTTTGAATCATCCCACAAGTCCGATGACCAAAATGATAGGGGAACGAAATTGGA
- the LOC140881176 gene encoding rho GTPase-activating protein REN1 isoform X1, with the protein MTNVIADSSQGEGGNNEPPPPPAPAPAPPSPAFHGGNKVYKSGPLFLSSKGIGWTSWKKRWFILTQTSLVFFRSDPNVVPQKGSEVNLTLGGIDLNSSGSVVVKEDKKLLTVLFPDGRDGRAFTLKAETLEDLHEWKAALEEALKNAPSAALVIGPNGKLKNDQPNAADVSSEQSKDRQVKSLVIGRPILLALEDIDGTPSFLEKALRFVEENGVKTEGILRQAADVDDVEHRIREFEKGKCEFSSDEDPHVIADCVKYVIRELPSSPVPASCCKALLEACRTERGIRVNAVRSAICETFPEPNRRLLQRILTMMQKVASNKAVNRMSTSAVAACMAPLLLRPLLAGDCELENDFDVGGDGSVQLLQAAAAANHAQTIVITLLEEYDNIFGECSVTPEPYTDSEESGSESEEITDDDEDSFDDDDATEDSRADVDEDFENELSATSSDTSENEYHKKMQISGSHSSGSESHQVDDVLEASPKYSSSSSQNELLQHGCEEKIDGVQNHCDDDAKMQLNDSNELLGVYPSESSTLQDSSKPSHEPVRSVRRPAVWGRTPGKKNLSMESIDIPLEDETEIQILESMKSDLQNKISKEERINLHLQDALEKRKRDLHERRLALEKDVARLQEQLKKELELKTALEAGLRISQQSHPVPSIANEKIKAELDEIARTEADVFSLKQKAADLELHLIQQREQNSRIGYDVGNQLNQSPNDRSNFRKKKQIDVGALTVSGAPDNYSRSKVYNLEKSDGYKDRNFEFQQTDSFRNPKATGTLNLSSNTELGTNTLGTTSSRKLNARGEGTNSTTSALSKLTNRLNFLKERRSQIATELRNLDKGENSSQRIQNLGQSGGSEYHQSHQDSKEQSLEKIQEPENFESSHKSDDQNDRGTKLEVFPNLERGKSESFPVDDKVRSRVPPRTYSR; encoded by the exons ATGACAAACGTAATTGCAGATTCATCTCAG GGGGAAGGTGGCAATAACGAGCCACCTCCGCCACCTGCACCTGCACCTGCACCTCCGAGCCCCGCTTTTCATGGTGGCAATAAG GTCTATAAGAGTGGCCCACTATTTTTGTCCTCAAAAG GTATTGGATGGACATCATGGAAGAAAAGGTGGTTTATTCTAACTCAAACTTCCTTGGTCTTCTTCAGAAGTGATCCA AATGTGGTCCCTCAGAAAGGGAGTGAAGTCAATTTAACCCTTGGAGGAATTGATCTAAATAGTTCAGGCAG TGTTGTTGTCAAAGAAGATAAGAAATTGCTCACCGTACTCTTCCCTGATGGACGTGATGGACGAGCATTCACACTCAAG GCAGAGACACTGGAAGATCTGCACGAGTGGAAGGCTGCTCTTGAGGAAGCTCTTAAAAATGCACCTAGTGCGGCTCTTGTTATCGGCCCAAATGGTAAACTCAAGAACGATCAGCCCAATGCAGCTGATGTTTCTTCAGAACAAT CTAAAGATAGACAGGTTAAATCCTTGGTCATCGGTCGACCAATTTTACTTGCTCTAGAAGATATAGATGGTACTCCATCCTTTTTGGAAAAAGCTCTTAGATTTGTCGAGGAAAACG GCGTTAAAACAGAAGGCATCTTGAGGCAAGCTGCTGATGTCGACGACGTGGAGCATCGAATAAGAGAGTTTGAAAAAG GGAAATGTGAGTTTTCTTCGGACGAGGATCCACACGTTATTGCTGACTGTGTTAAG TATGTTATTCGAGAGTTACCTTCATCACCAGTTCCTGCATCTTGCTGCAAGGCCCTCCTTGAAGCATGCC GAACTGAGCGAGGGATTAGAGTAAATGCTGTGCGTTCAGCAATATGTGAAACCTTTCCGGAGCCCAACCGTCGCTTGTTACAAAG AATTCTTACGATGATGCAAAAGGTGGCTTCTAACAAGGCTGTGAACAGAATGAGCACATCAGCTGTAGCAGCTTGCATGGCTCCCTTACTTCTTCGTCCCCTTCTTGCTGGTGATTGTGAGCTAGAAAATGATTTTGATGTGGGTGGTGATGGTTCTGTCCAACTTTTGCAAGCAGCTGCTGCGGCTAATCATGCACAGACCATTGTTATTACATTACTTGAGGAATACGATAATATATTTGGG GAATGTTCTGTAACCCCTGAACCTTATACTGATTCTGAAGAGAGTGGTAGTGAGAGTGAGGAAATTACAGATGACGATGAAGATAGCTTTGACGATGATGATGCAACTGAAGACTCCCGTGCAGATGTAGACGAAGATTTTGAGAATGAATTAAGTGCAACTAGTAGTGACACCTCTGAAAATGAATATCACAAAAAG ATGCAGATCTCTGGAAGTCATAGCTCAGGGTCTGAGTCTCACCAAGTAGATGATGTTCTTGAAGCCAGTCCAAAATACTCATCAAGTTCCTCCCAGAATGAATTGCTTCAACATGGTTGTGAAGAGAAAATTGATGGAGTTCAAAACCATTGTGATGATGATGCCAAAATGCAACTGAATGACTCCAATGAATTATTAGGAGTTTATCCTAGTGAATCATCAACGCTCCAAGACTCCTCTAAACCATCGCACGAACCAGTTCGCAGCGTACGGCGACCTGCTGTTTGGGGGCGCACGCCT GGAAAGAAGAACCTTTCCATGGAGTCTATTGACATTCCTTTGGAAGATGA GACTGAAATACAAATTCTTGAGTCCATGAAATCAGATTTGCAGAATAAGATCTCTAAGGAG GAAAGGATAAACTTGCATCTGCAGGACGCCCTGGAGAAGCGGAAGCGTGATTTACATGAACGTCGCTTAGCTCTTGAGAAAGAT GTGGCAAGGCTACAAGAGCAGTTAAAGAAGGAGTTGGAGCTGAAGACAGCGCTTGAAGCTGGACTCAGAATATCTCAACAATCTCATCCCGTTCCATCCATTGCTAATGAGAAG ATTAAGGCAGAGCTGGATGAAATTGCTCGAACAGAGGCAGATGTTTTTAGTTTAAAGCAGAAGGCTGCTGATCTTGAACTGCATCTTATTCAACAGCGTGAGCAAAACTCTAGGATCGGGTATGATGTAGGGAATCAGCTCAATCAAAGTCCAAATGATCGATCAAATTT CCGGAAGAAGAAACAGATAGATGTTGGAGCCTTAACGGTCTCTGGTGCGCCAGATAATTATTCAAGAAGTAAG GTGTATAATTTGGAGAAGTCAGATGGTTACAAAGACAGGAACTTTGAATTCCAGCAAACTGACTCCTTTCGAAATCCAAAAGCCACTGGAACTTTGAATTTGTCATCCAACACAGAGTTAGGCACAAATACGCTTGGTACGACCAGCTCTAGAAAGCTTAATGCAAGGGGCGAG GGAACTAATTCTACCACATCTGCTCTGTCAAAGCTGACAAACCGACTTAATTTCTTAAAGGAACGACGCTCACAAATTGCAACTGAGCTCCGAAATTTAGACAAAGGTGAAAATTCATCTCAGCGCATCCAAAACCTTGGACAAAGTGGAGGATCAGAGTATCACCAATCGCATCAAGACTCCAAAGAACAATCCTTGGAAAAAATACAAGAACCGGAGAACTTTGAATCATCCCACAAGTCCGATGACCAAAATGATAGGGGAACGAAATTGGA
- the LOC140881176 gene encoding rho GTPase-activating protein REN1 isoform X2 codes for MTNVIADSSQGEGGNNEPPPPPAPAPAPPSPAFHGGNKVYKSGPLFLSSKGIGWTSWKKRWFILTQTSLVFFRSDPNVVPQKGSEVNLTLGGIDLNSSGSVVVKEDKKLLTVLFPDGRDGRAFTLKAETLEDLHEWKAALEEALKNAPSAALVIGPNGKLKNDQPNAADVSSEQSKDRQVKSLVIGRPILLALEDIDGTPSFLEKALRFVEENGVKTEGILRQAADVDDVEHRIREFEKGKCEFSSDEDPHVIADCVKYVIRELPSSPVPASCCKALLEACRTERGIRVNAVRSAICETFPEPNRRLLQRILTMMQKVASNKAVNRMSTSAVAACMAPLLLRPLLAGDCELENDFDVGGDGSVQLLQAAAAANHAQTIVITLLEEYDNIFGECSVTPEPYTDSEESGSESEEITDDDEDSFDDDDATEDSRADVDEDFENELSATSSDTSENEYHKKISGSHSSGSESHQVDDVLEASPKYSSSSSQNELLQHGCEEKIDGVQNHCDDDAKMQLNDSNELLGVYPSESSTLQDSSKPSHEPVRSVRRPAVWGRTPGKKNLSMESIDIPLEDETEIQILESMKSDLQNKISKEERINLHLQDALEKRKRDLHERRLALEKDVARLQEQLKKELELKTALEAGLRISQQSHPVPSIANEKIKAELDEIARTEADVFSLKQKAADLELHLIQQREQNSRIGYDVGNQLNQSPNDRSNFRKKKQIDVGALTVSGAPDNYSRSKVYNLEKSDGYKDRNFEFQQTDSFRNPKATGTLNLSSNTELGTNTLGTTSSRKLNARGEGTNSTTSALSKLTNRLNFLKERRSQIATELRNLDKGENSSQRIQNLGQSGGSEYHQSHQDSKEQSLEKIQEPENFESSHKSDDQNDRGTKLEVFPNLERGKSESFPVDDKVRSRVPPRTYSR; via the exons ATGACAAACGTAATTGCAGATTCATCTCAG GGGGAAGGTGGCAATAACGAGCCACCTCCGCCACCTGCACCTGCACCTGCACCTCCGAGCCCCGCTTTTCATGGTGGCAATAAG GTCTATAAGAGTGGCCCACTATTTTTGTCCTCAAAAG GTATTGGATGGACATCATGGAAGAAAAGGTGGTTTATTCTAACTCAAACTTCCTTGGTCTTCTTCAGAAGTGATCCA AATGTGGTCCCTCAGAAAGGGAGTGAAGTCAATTTAACCCTTGGAGGAATTGATCTAAATAGTTCAGGCAG TGTTGTTGTCAAAGAAGATAAGAAATTGCTCACCGTACTCTTCCCTGATGGACGTGATGGACGAGCATTCACACTCAAG GCAGAGACACTGGAAGATCTGCACGAGTGGAAGGCTGCTCTTGAGGAAGCTCTTAAAAATGCACCTAGTGCGGCTCTTGTTATCGGCCCAAATGGTAAACTCAAGAACGATCAGCCCAATGCAGCTGATGTTTCTTCAGAACAAT CTAAAGATAGACAGGTTAAATCCTTGGTCATCGGTCGACCAATTTTACTTGCTCTAGAAGATATAGATGGTACTCCATCCTTTTTGGAAAAAGCTCTTAGATTTGTCGAGGAAAACG GCGTTAAAACAGAAGGCATCTTGAGGCAAGCTGCTGATGTCGACGACGTGGAGCATCGAATAAGAGAGTTTGAAAAAG GGAAATGTGAGTTTTCTTCGGACGAGGATCCACACGTTATTGCTGACTGTGTTAAG TATGTTATTCGAGAGTTACCTTCATCACCAGTTCCTGCATCTTGCTGCAAGGCCCTCCTTGAAGCATGCC GAACTGAGCGAGGGATTAGAGTAAATGCTGTGCGTTCAGCAATATGTGAAACCTTTCCGGAGCCCAACCGTCGCTTGTTACAAAG AATTCTTACGATGATGCAAAAGGTGGCTTCTAACAAGGCTGTGAACAGAATGAGCACATCAGCTGTAGCAGCTTGCATGGCTCCCTTACTTCTTCGTCCCCTTCTTGCTGGTGATTGTGAGCTAGAAAATGATTTTGATGTGGGTGGTGATGGTTCTGTCCAACTTTTGCAAGCAGCTGCTGCGGCTAATCATGCACAGACCATTGTTATTACATTACTTGAGGAATACGATAATATATTTGGG GAATGTTCTGTAACCCCTGAACCTTATACTGATTCTGAAGAGAGTGGTAGTGAGAGTGAGGAAATTACAGATGACGATGAAGATAGCTTTGACGATGATGATGCAACTGAAGACTCCCGTGCAGATGTAGACGAAGATTTTGAGAATGAATTAAGTGCAACTAGTAGTGACACCTCTGAAAATGAATATCACAAAAAG ATCTCTGGAAGTCATAGCTCAGGGTCTGAGTCTCACCAAGTAGATGATGTTCTTGAAGCCAGTCCAAAATACTCATCAAGTTCCTCCCAGAATGAATTGCTTCAACATGGTTGTGAAGAGAAAATTGATGGAGTTCAAAACCATTGTGATGATGATGCCAAAATGCAACTGAATGACTCCAATGAATTATTAGGAGTTTATCCTAGTGAATCATCAACGCTCCAAGACTCCTCTAAACCATCGCACGAACCAGTTCGCAGCGTACGGCGACCTGCTGTTTGGGGGCGCACGCCT GGAAAGAAGAACCTTTCCATGGAGTCTATTGACATTCCTTTGGAAGATGA GACTGAAATACAAATTCTTGAGTCCATGAAATCAGATTTGCAGAATAAGATCTCTAAGGAG GAAAGGATAAACTTGCATCTGCAGGACGCCCTGGAGAAGCGGAAGCGTGATTTACATGAACGTCGCTTAGCTCTTGAGAAAGAT GTGGCAAGGCTACAAGAGCAGTTAAAGAAGGAGTTGGAGCTGAAGACAGCGCTTGAAGCTGGACTCAGAATATCTCAACAATCTCATCCCGTTCCATCCATTGCTAATGAGAAG ATTAAGGCAGAGCTGGATGAAATTGCTCGAACAGAGGCAGATGTTTTTAGTTTAAAGCAGAAGGCTGCTGATCTTGAACTGCATCTTATTCAACAGCGTGAGCAAAACTCTAGGATCGGGTATGATGTAGGGAATCAGCTCAATCAAAGTCCAAATGATCGATCAAATTT CCGGAAGAAGAAACAGATAGATGTTGGAGCCTTAACGGTCTCTGGTGCGCCAGATAATTATTCAAGAAGTAAG GTGTATAATTTGGAGAAGTCAGATGGTTACAAAGACAGGAACTTTGAATTCCAGCAAACTGACTCCTTTCGAAATCCAAAAGCCACTGGAACTTTGAATTTGTCATCCAACACAGAGTTAGGCACAAATACGCTTGGTACGACCAGCTCTAGAAAGCTTAATGCAAGGGGCGAG GGAACTAATTCTACCACATCTGCTCTGTCAAAGCTGACAAACCGACTTAATTTCTTAAAGGAACGACGCTCACAAATTGCAACTGAGCTCCGAAATTTAGACAAAGGTGAAAATTCATCTCAGCGCATCCAAAACCTTGGACAAAGTGGAGGATCAGAGTATCACCAATCGCATCAAGACTCCAAAGAACAATCCTTGGAAAAAATACAAGAACCGGAGAACTTTGAATCATCCCACAAGTCCGATGACCAAAATGATAGGGGAACGAAATTGGA